In one Gracilinanus agilis isolate LMUSP501 chromosome 6, AgileGrace, whole genome shotgun sequence genomic region, the following are encoded:
- the LOC123251727 gene encoding zinc finger protein-like 1, whose amino-acid sequence MGLCKCPKRKVTNLFCFEHRVNVCEHCLVANHSKCIVQSYLQWLQDSDYNPNCFLCCTLLSTRETTRLVCYDLFHWSCLNERAAQLSRNTAPASYQCPSCSGPIFPPANLAGPVAIALRKKLSTVNWARAGLGLPLIDEVTPTSQTLETSGFSNWSGFNTSSPLGLDDSHCDDEDDPSFYSSTPSPSQPIALPPAQPEKHAIIHMGSPEPLTASAPRKVYDTREGDRAREGDRDPSPQSDCDDDKYRRRPALGWLAQLLRSQAGPRKRPLTLMQRAGLLVLLGALGFLALLILMSRLGRAAADSDPNLDPLMNPHMVWAQPESHPSPPSSHLTGRRVKACGGQRGCHLIP is encoded by the coding sequence ATGGGGCTCTGTAAGTGCCCCAAGAGGAAGGTGACCAACCTGTTCTGCTTTGAGCACCGGGTCAACGTGTGCGAGCACTGCCTGGTGGCCAACCACTCCAAGTGCATTGTCCAGTCCTACCTGCAGTGGCTCCAGGACAGTGACTACAACCCCAACTGCTTTCTTTGCTGCACCCTCCTTTCCACAAGGGAGACCACCCGCCTTGTCTGTTATGATCTATTCCATTGGTCATGCCTTAACGAACGAGCTGCCCAGCTGTCTCGAAATACAGCACCTGCCAGTTACCAATGCCCTAGCTGTAGTGGCCCCATCTTTCCTCCTGCCAACCTTGCGGGACCTGTGGCCATTGCCTTGAGGAAGAAACTGTCAACTGTCAACTGGGCTCGAGCTGGGCTGGGCCTTCCACTGATTGATGAAGTGACCCCAACCTCTCAGACCCTTGAGACTTCTGGCTTCTCTAATTGGTCTGGCTTCAATACAAGTAGCCCTTTAGGGCTAGATGATTCCCACTGCGATGATGAAGATGATCCATCTTTCTACAGTAGCACACCCTCCCCTTCCCAGCCTATTGCTCTTCCCCCCGCCCAGCCTGAGAAGCATGCCATAATCCATATGGGTAGCCCTGAGCCCTTGACAGCCTCTGCTCCTCGAAAAGTCTACGACACCCGGGAAGGGGATCGGGCACGGGAAGGGGATCGGGATCCCAGCCCCCAAAGTGACTGTGATGATGACAAATACCGCCGGAGGCCTGCTCTGGGATGGTTGGCCCAGCTACTAAGGAGCCAGGCAGGGCCCCGAAAACGACCCTTGACCCTGATGCAGAGGGCTGGGCTACTAGTTCTGCTGGGAGCCCTGGGTTTCCTGGCCCTCTTGATTCTCATGTCGCGCTTGGGCCGGGCTGCAGCTGACAGTGACCCTAACCTAGACCCTCTCATGAACCCTCACATGGTGTGGGCCCAGCCTGAATCccatccctctcctccttcctcacaCCTAACTGGGAGGAGAGTCAAGGCCTGTGGGGGGCAGAGAGGGTGCCATCTCATCCCCTAG